One Phycisphaera mikurensis NBRC 102666 DNA window includes the following coding sequences:
- a CDS encoding Gfo/Idh/MocA family protein, which produces MPQPLQIALLGSKFMGRTHSNAYLNVAKFFKLPLEPEMHTICARDAEDLAVFGPRWGWAGFSTDWKSVVDNPDVGLVDVATPNHVHKEQAIAALEAGKHVACEKPLAGTLDEARAMKDAAAARPDQHTFVWFNYRRCPAIAYARQLVKEGRLGRLFHVRAAYLQDWGGPDTPLLWRFQGDQAGSGAHGDLNAHSIDMARFVTGEEFTDVIGAVNETFIEEREIVDSAGGEISGRGAGGGGDKRMGKVTVDDAVLFLARLSGGAVASFEATRLSTGDKNRNRIEIHGEKGAIRFDFERMNELEWYDATLPGAEQGWSTINVTRGGDGHPYAAAWWPDAHIIGYEHGFVNQAADMIKVLGGEEPEAPIPDFADAWETQRVLEAALRCADKRAPVSIADVT; this is translated from the coding sequence ATGCCTCAGCCCCTCCAAATCGCCCTTCTCGGCTCCAAGTTCATGGGCCGCACGCACTCCAACGCGTACCTGAACGTCGCGAAGTTCTTCAAGCTCCCGCTGGAGCCGGAGATGCACACGATCTGCGCCCGCGACGCGGAGGACCTCGCCGTGTTCGGCCCCCGCTGGGGCTGGGCCGGCTTCTCCACCGATTGGAAGAGCGTCGTCGACAACCCCGACGTCGGCCTCGTCGACGTCGCCACGCCCAACCACGTCCACAAAGAGCAGGCGATCGCCGCGCTCGAAGCCGGCAAGCACGTCGCCTGCGAGAAGCCGCTCGCCGGCACGCTGGACGAGGCCCGCGCGATGAAGGACGCCGCGGCCGCCCGGCCCGACCAGCACACCTTCGTCTGGTTCAACTACCGCCGCTGCCCGGCGATCGCCTACGCCCGCCAGCTCGTGAAGGAGGGCCGCCTCGGCCGGCTCTTCCACGTCCGGGCGGCGTACCTGCAGGACTGGGGCGGCCCCGACACCCCGCTGCTCTGGCGCTTCCAGGGCGACCAGGCCGGCTCGGGCGCCCACGGCGACCTCAACGCCCACTCCATCGACATGGCCCGCTTCGTCACCGGCGAGGAGTTCACCGACGTGATCGGCGCGGTCAACGAGACCTTCATCGAGGAGCGGGAGATCGTCGATTCGGCCGGCGGCGAGATCTCCGGCCGGGGGGCGGGCGGTGGCGGCGACAAGCGCATGGGGAAGGTCACCGTCGACGACGCCGTTCTCTTCCTCGCCCGTCTCTCCGGCGGGGCGGTCGCCAGCTTCGAGGCCACGCGTCTGTCCACCGGCGACAAGAACCGCAACCGCATCGAGATCCACGGCGAGAAGGGCGCCATCCGCTTCGACTTCGAGCGGATGAACGAGCTGGAGTGGTACGACGCCACGCTGCCCGGGGCCGAGCAGGGCTGGTCGACCATCAACGTCACCCGCGGCGGCGACGGCCACCCCTACGCCGCCGCGTGGTGGCCCGACGCCCACATCATCGGCTACGAGCACGGCTTCGTGAACCAGGCCGCCGACATGATCAAGGTGCTCGGCGGTGAGGAGCCCGAGGCGCCGATCCCCGACTTCGCCGACGCCTGGGAGACCCAGCGGGTGCTGGAGGCCGCCCTCCGGTGCGCCGACAAGCGTGCTCCCGTGTCGATCGCCGACGTCACCTGA
- the larA gene encoding nickel-dependent lactate racemase gives MAHVSLRYGRSHASLRLPDDARVLSGPEIPALPDPAAAVRAALREPIGCASLRSRVSEAKPRTVAISISDITRPVPNELLIEAVLGELAAAEPPVPESAVVVIVATGMHRESTPEERRTMLGDTLPARLEVIDHTAHVAGSVRRVSEDPPVSVCERFLDADFRIVTGLIEPHFMAGFSGGRKGVCPGLVDLDTVQRFHGVGTMGDPNSVEGRLDGNPCHEIATEVAGIVAPEFLLNVAITHGREVAGVYAGELTEAFRAGCADVAGWTSAAVDAPFGLVVTSAGGYPLDKNFYQTVKSMCTALPALGEGSTLLVLSACDEVGEPAYEALYERFGPEWRAFLEHIETSGVTDKDQWEYQMQTRVLSRIGIGGLVLANDGLDAATQRKIATTPCPGAGDAVARAQAFVDGWVEANPGGRVAVIPEGPYTMLAVREAAGV, from the coding sequence ATGGCTCACGTCTCCCTCCGCTACGGCCGATCGCACGCTTCGCTCCGCCTCCCCGACGACGCCCGCGTGCTCAGCGGCCCGGAGATCCCGGCGCTGCCGGATCCGGCCGCGGCGGTGCGGGCGGCGCTGCGGGAGCCGATCGGCTGCGCGTCGCTGCGGTCGCGGGTGAGCGAGGCGAAGCCCCGGACGGTGGCGATCTCGATCAGCGACATCACGCGGCCCGTGCCCAACGAGCTCCTGATCGAGGCGGTGCTCGGCGAGCTCGCCGCGGCGGAGCCGCCGGTGCCCGAGTCGGCGGTGGTGGTGATCGTCGCCACCGGCATGCACCGCGAGAGCACGCCCGAGGAGCGGCGGACGATGCTCGGCGACACGCTGCCCGCCCGGCTGGAGGTGATCGACCACACGGCGCACGTGGCCGGCAGCGTCCGCCGGGTGAGCGAGGACCCGCCGGTGAGCGTGTGCGAGCGCTTCCTCGACGCCGACTTCCGCATCGTCACCGGGCTGATCGAGCCGCACTTCATGGCGGGCTTCTCGGGCGGCCGCAAGGGCGTGTGCCCGGGGCTGGTCGACCTGGACACGGTGCAACGCTTCCACGGCGTGGGCACGATGGGCGACCCCAACAGCGTGGAGGGCCGGCTCGACGGCAACCCCTGCCACGAGATCGCGACGGAGGTCGCGGGCATCGTGGCGCCCGAGTTCCTGCTGAACGTGGCGATCACGCACGGCCGCGAGGTCGCGGGGGTCTACGCCGGCGAGCTGACGGAGGCCTTCCGCGCCGGCTGCGCCGACGTTGCCGGTTGGACCTCGGCGGCGGTCGACGCGCCTTTCGGCCTGGTCGTCACCTCCGCCGGCGGCTACCCGCTGGACAAGAACTTCTACCAGACGGTCAAGAGCATGTGCACGGCGCTGCCGGCGCTGGGCGAGGGCTCGACGCTGCTGGTGCTCTCCGCCTGCGACGAGGTGGGCGAGCCGGCGTACGAGGCGCTGTACGAGCGCTTCGGCCCGGAATGGCGGGCCTTCCTCGAGCACATCGAGACCAGCGGCGTGACCGACAAGGACCAGTGGGAGTACCAGATGCAGACGCGCGTGCTCTCGCGGATCGGCATCGGCGGCCTGGTGCTCGCCAACGACGGCCTGGACGCGGCGACGCAGCGGAAGATCGCGACGACGCCCTGCCCGGGGGCGGGCGACGCGGTCGCGCGGGCGCAGGCCTTCGTCGACGGCTGGGTGGAGGCGAACCCCGGCGGCCGGGTCGCCGTGATCCCCGAGGGGCCGTACACCATGCTGGCCGTGCGGGAGGCGGCGGGGGTCTGA